AtatctgttattattattattattatcgtcaTTTCATTCATCTTGGGTGTGACGGCGTGGACCTCCCGTACAATAACGGGAGGGGCGTGGGAATGACGGAGAGCTCCCTCGCCTTCCCACTCGtggtctttattttcttggtGATTCCCGAGTGGTGCGCGTCAGTAGATCCGAGTATCGTTCGTTAGTTGTACATTTGCAACGTGTTCCtcacatttgtttttttttccgcactTGTTGGCCGTAGAGGAAGAGTGTTTATGCCATTACGGGTACTTGAACGTTGCTTCACAGCAGCACTTTTCTACTTCCGCCCTCTATGATGTAGGCCCCATGCGTTCATTCCTGTCTGTTGATTCATATACATTACCTCGACACCAATAAAATTGTCGTAACAATTTCCAAcatttacttcttttttttgttttattttattttttactgcATGATTTAAACAGAGAAGCACCATTGCGAAGAAGGACAGATGCCCCGAGAGATCAAGAACCTCAAGGAGTTCCTCGCCATTTGCAGCCGTAAGGACGTCCGCTGTGTGAAGGTTAAGCACAACCCAAAGGTAACCAAATTCAAGGTACGCTGCAGCCGCTACCTTTACACCCTCGTGATGGCTGACAAAAAGAAGGCTGACAAGATCGAGCGGTCCATTCACCCGACTGTGAAGAAGATAACCGTCACTGCTCGTTCCCACGCCAAGAAGAACACACCAAGCAAGTAAGTTGTACGACTCCGTGCGCTGGGTGGAATTATAGGGGGATGAAGGAAGAGCCGAGCAAAGTTTCACAATGGAGTGCTTTTGTAACCATAACCCATGGACGGCTGCTCTTTCCTCCGTCACCAAGAAAGTGGCACGCTTCTCAACCAATAgttgcttcgtttttttcttttccgtacttttttttttgtttcatttgaaAAATGAGTACATTACTGTATTCAATCCCCACATCCTCTTGTCGATGTGCCCCTCTCTGTTCGCCTACACCAAATTGGCAGTACTTGTGCATTTGGTGAAGCTCTGTGTTACTCTCACATGGCgtttttgtcatttctttttttctccttttccattcAACTATGGAACATGCCATCTTCGGGTTCGTTTTATTAAAGTGCAGCACACTTTCGCCCGCAGGAACAAGCGGGATTTTATTATGCGCAGCCTCCGCTCAATTTGCGCTTCGGAGCCCCGGTGCTCGCGCTTTAATACTCATAGTTTTCGGTTGAGAGCGGCGGGCACGTCTCCGGGGGCGGGAGTCTCCGCGTCTCGAACCACCGACTGCGTTACTGCCCTATTCGACGTGGGCGTGGGATCTGTGGAGGAGATATTTTCATTGCCTGCACCTCAATTGCAGAAAAATTGTGGGGATGTAGTGGGGTCTGTGTTCCGGAAGGAACTGAAAAACGCGAGAGTTGGTAATCAAGACTTTAGCGAAGTACTGTGGATGGCAACGACACGCGGGGAATTGCTTTCGGATATCAGGAAGCTTTTTCGCCACGCCGGAGTCGAGGAAGCATATGCAGATCCCAACGTAACTACTCACCCCTCAGGAGCGCCGATTGGTATCAGGGACGAGCATAATGGTTGGTATTCCCAACAGCCACATTATTCCCCTCCAGTTTTTCCTGCTACGGCAGCAGTATCTCCTCGCAGTCCATGGGCAGCAGGAATGGATGTGTTTAGTTACGCTTTTGCGTATGGTTtttggcagcagcggcgggAGTCGCTTCAGCTGGCGCACCATCAGATGCAGAAACTTTCTTCCGATATTCAATATGTCAAAGAAGCTTTGGATGGGGATCACCGAAATAGACTGAGGTTAAGCTTGAGGCTGTGGTGCATGTTTTTATTCCCTTTCTCCTTGTTGGTTCTCCTCCTTCTATCCACAGATCAAATTCTCTACGTTGCAGAACTGAAACGAGTTAGTTTGTGTGATTATGATGCGTGGCAGAGGCGCTACCCCAGAGGCCGTTAATTCTTATACGAGGTGCATGTGTTTCAGTTTTCCACAGGCGTAATGCAGAGAAATACCTTTGCCCACATCCCCAacaattgttgttgtcgcaGGCGACGGCGGTGTGGAGACAAAAGTTCTCCCACcatctttttcaccttttacAATTATTCGTGACGCTCATGTGTGATGTGCGGTCGTACACAGTTTCTCGTCGACGGATGTGGGTCCAACGTTTGAGTGTTGCGCGCACATGTGAGTCCATGGAATAACAACGATGTCGTCTAAATATGGTGGAACTCAGTGCATATCTGAGTTATGTCTGCTCCACGGATTTCGAACGTGTGGACGCGTACGTTTAGGTCTGTATACATTCTGTAAATTTAGCTTTCTTTggcctcttcctttcctttggcgcatttctctctccctctccctatATGGTGATGTCAATAGTAGGTTTTGACTAAGAGCTGGTGCCTACGGGATGACAGAGGTAGCCGTTGATTGTTTCCCGACTCCAACCGTCAGCAGCCACAGTTTATCCAACGAAGTGAACAACAACGGGCGTGGTGGAGTGTCCTCTGGTGGCATGGTAGCGGTGGAAGACAAAGTGGCGCTGTTGCTGGCCGGTGCGAGGAAGTTGCTTGAGGAACCAACACCATCATTATCGTGTCATGCCGAAGAGGTGTTGCCatgtgatgatgaggaggagtgCCGACGGCGCTTGCGGTTTCTAGAGGCAGCCCATGCTTTTGTGGAGCAACAACATGTAACTCAGAGGTATTTGAGGCGGGCTGTAGTTTCCTCACGATCAATAGGTGTGAACGCATGGACCAGCGAACAGGCGCGAGGGGACTTGCCTCACTGTTCAGCACGCGACTTGCCAGCAGTCGCTGTTATGATAGATGAGGAGCTAACCGATTGTGAAACTGAGGAGTGCCCAACAAGACACAACTTGTGCTTTTCCACTGTCTTACACATAAAGCCACGCGGTTTGTGGGCGAAGGACGCGGCTGTGCGGCGTCAGGGTCAGTACTGTAAGCAGTGCTTGGATCCGTTACACAGGTATAAGATCCCTCTTCCTGTGTGGAAGGAGGctcgtttttgttatttcacTGGGATGTACTACTGTAATATGTGTAACTCTAGCCGCTATTCGGTGATTCCTGCGtttgttttgaagaagtGGGATTTTAAACCGCGACCAGTATGCAACGACGCGTATGAATTCCTGAAGTATCACCATAAGCATCCAATTTATCGCGTGTGTGCTCTTAATCCACGACTATACGAGCGAGTGGCACTGCTGCAGGTGGCCCGGAACCTGCGATCGCAGTTGATGAAATTGCGTGATGTGGGCATGAAGTGTGCTGTGCTGCGTCACCTTCTCTACCTTCACGACGCTCCTGTCGAACTTGAAAGGGACAGCAATCGTCGCCCCTCCAGAACCACAACCAACGCCTCAGCTACCAACCATGTATCCACCTTTGTTGCCAGTGATGGTGATGCCGCCTCGTTTGCCGCTGATTGCTACGTGCCACGCACCCGGCGGTATTTATTGGAGAACTGTGAACTTTGGTCATTATCTGACCTTGAGGATGTACGCCGCGGGCAGTTGTTGTTCCGTCAGGAGAGCGCTGGGCGCACAATGGCTTTTATAAAAGATACTTCCCTTATCTCACAGTTGGCGGCATACAGCAAAGGTACAGCCGCTTTGTGTGGTGAATGCGATACGACTGTTTACCTCAAGCAAGTGCGATC
This region of Trypanosoma brucei gambiense DAL972 chromosome 10, complete sequence genomic DNA includes:
- a CDS encoding 60S ribosomal proteins L38, putative is translated as MPREIKNLKEFLAICSRKDVRCVKVKHNPKVTKFKVRCSRYLYTLVMADKKKADKIERSIHPTVKKITVTARSHAKKNTPSK